In Acidisarcina polymorpha, the DNA window GCGGACTTGCGGACTGCCGAGTTCTTCATCTGCTCAATGACTGCCTTGTTGGCCGCGTTGGCCTCCATGGCTAGGTTCTGCGGCAGCAGATAGTTGCGGCCATACCCAGCGGCGACCTTGACTACGTCGCCGCGATGACCCAGGTTGTTCACATCTTCTTTCAGAATGACTTCCATAACCAATCTCCTCAGCTATACAGCCGGCAACCCCAGGTATCAAAGCGAGACCCGCAGAACGGGACCTGGGTCACTCGATTTCTTCGAAGCTAGAACCGCGCAGCGAATGGCAGCAACGCAATGTTGCGGGCTTGCTTGATCGCGCGCGTCAGCTTGCGCTGGTGGGTGGTGCAAACGCCGGTCAGACGGCGCGGAACGATCTTGCCGCGCTCGGCCACAAACTGCTGCAGCAGACGGACTTCGCGGTACGGGATCGCGTCAATCTTCTCGGTGCAGAATTTGCAGACTTTCTTGCGGCGGAAGAACTTGCGTCCGCCACCGCCAGGGCCGCCAGGACCTGCGGGGCGTCCGGCGCCGGCCGGGCGTGGACCCGAGCTGTGGCCTTGATAACCGGAAGAAGATCCGCCGGTGTGCCCAGAGGGGGAATGCCCCGGGTTCGATGGGCCGCTGTGTTCGCTGCGCCCTGGATTCTCACTTCGCCCTGCTGGCTCAGTTCTTGGTGTGCTGGTTTCGTCAGCCATTATTTCCTCATTCCTTCTTTGCCGGGGGACCGCAGTCACCCAGCGAAATCAATGCCGGCAACTTGCCGGCGATCACTCTAACCCTTAAACCGTTGCGGTCGCGGCTTCGGGAACGGTCTCCGCCGGTATGGCAGCGGCAGGTGCAACCGCTGCAGCCGGAGCTGGCGTCTCTTCGACTGCGGCGGCGAGCGGCGCGGGAGCCGCAATCGGCTGAGCGCTCAGCTTTTTGCGGCTGGCGCGAAGAGCCTTCACCTTGTCGAGACGCTTGGTCTCTTCATCCATACGAACGGTAATGAACTTGATCACCGGTTCGATAACGCGCAAGCGCCGCTCGACTTCCGCGATCAACTTGCCGTCAGCGTCGACCGTGAGCAGGACGTAGTTGCCGTCGTTGAATTTGCGGACCGTGTAGGCGAGCTTGCGGCGACCCAGTTTTTCGATCGAACGAATCGCTCCACCCCCGCCGGTAATGGTGGTTTCGAGGCCGGCGATCAATTTGTCCAAGTCCTCATCCAGCACGTCCGGCCGAACAATGAACATCACTTCGTAAAAACGTTGCACCATTTCGCTTCTCTTTTCTCGCCGCTGCATTCCGCCACGGTGACAGTTACTATTTGCCTTTTGCTGCGTTGCCTACTCGGCGGAGTCGTTTTTCTCCCGCCCATTCCGCTTGTTGAATTCGTTCATCGCAGCGCCTACGCCCTGCGTCAAAATCACTTCCACGGCTTTCGCCGCTCGATCCAGCGCCTCGTCCAATACCACCAGTTCGGCCTTCCGAAAAGGCGTCAACACATATTCCTTGCGACTCCTGCGGGCCGATTCCGCAGCTGCCGGCAATTCCGGGGCAACTCCGATCCGAACCCGAATCCACTCTTCACTGCGGAGCGCGCCAGAGATCGACTTCACCCCGTTGTGCCCCCCGGAACTGCCTCGTTCGCGGATGCGCAACGTGCCCAGCGAAAACTCAACTTCGTCGTAGAGCACGATCAGGTCGCGCTGAGCGTCCACTTCGTATTCTTTGACCAGCGCCTGAACGGCCACGCCGCTCAGGTTCATAAAGGTCTCGGGTTTGGCCAGGATTACATCTCTGTTAGCGATCCTGACCGTCGCCGTCAATGCCCGGCAGCGCCGGTTTGCTACCACCGCACCGTGGTTGCCGGCGATCCTGTCGATCGCGAGGAACCCCGCATTATGCGGCGTGAACTGATACTCAATGCCCGGATTTCCCAAACCGACCACCAGCACCTTACCCGAACCCGTCGCGATGCGAGTTGAAGCATCGTAGGGGTCGGTAGCCTGGTCTGACAACTTAGGGAAGTCCGCCAAGTCTTACTTCTTTGCGGCCTTCTTGTCGCCCGCCGGAGCAGCAGCTGCGGCATCCGCATCCTGCTTACCCTTCTTGGCGACCTCAGGTTCTGAGGGACCCGCAGCGGCCACCGCATCCACCGTCGGCGCAGCCTCTTCCTTGATCGATACAACGTGCGCAACTGTGGCCGTCTCATCACCCAGGAACTTGAACTTGCCACCGTGCGGCAGGTCCGAAATCCTGAGCACGTCGCCGAACGCCAGGTTCGAGACATCGACATTGATATGGCTCGGAATGTCCGCAGGCAAGCATTCAATTTCAACTTCGCGCAAGACCTGATCGAGAATGCCGCCACCCTGCTTGACACCGACAGGAATGCCTTCGAGCAGTACAGGAACTTCGACCTTCATGGCCTTATCCATCGCAATGCGCTTCAAATCGATGTGGATGAGGCGGTCTTTGATCGGTTCGTATTGCCAGTCGACAATCATAACCTTGGTCTTCGCCGCAGAACCGGCAACCTCGAGATCAAAGATGGAATTGTGGCCCGACTCCGAATGCAAAATACGCAACATCTGCTTGGGATCAAGCTCGATGGCCAGCGCCGGCTCCTTCGCGCCATAGACAACTGCGGGAATTTTGCCTTGAACGCGCACCCGGCGGGCGGCGTTCTTGTTGAACTTTCCCTCGCGGGGAGTGGCTGCGACAACTTCCGATATGCTTGGCATCTTTCTTCCTTTCGGGCACGCGATGCAGCATCAGATCTGCCGCTCTGTCCGCTCCCTTTATGGCCGGCACTCTCACTTGAGAACCCCAGCAAATTCTTGTCTCGCAAACCGAATCAGCGAGAAGCTTTCAACTAAGGCCGGAAGAAACCCTTAACTGAACAGCGTGCTGACGCTGGTTTCCATATGAATGCTCTCGATGGTCGCTGCCAGTAGACCGGCAATCGAGAGCACCTTAATCTTGGCTACCTTCTGCGCCTCTTCTCGCAGCGGAATCGAGTTGGTCACGACCAACTCCTCCAGGCTCGAGTCGGCGATCCGCTTGATCGCCGGTCCCGACAGCACCGCATGCGAAGCACAGGCGTACACCTTGTTAGCCCCATTAGCCAGCAGGGCGTCGGCAGTCTTCACCAGCGTTCCTGCGGTATCTACGATGTCGTCGATGATCAAGCAGGTTTTGCCCTGCACATCGCCGATGACATTCATCACTTCAGTGACGTTGATGTCAGTGCGCCGCTTATCCACGATGGCCAGCGGAGCGCCCATCTTCGTCGCAAAAAACCGCGCGCGCTCCACACCGCCCGCGTCCGGGGAGACCACAATCAAGTTCGGCAAATCCAGCTTCCGGAAGTAGCTCACCATCACCGGGCTGGCGAACATATGATCCACCGGAATATTGAAGAACCCCTGGATCTGGGCCGCGTGCAGATCCATAAACAGCGCCCGGTTTGCCCCCGCGGTCGTCATCAAATCTGCCACCAGCTTGGACGAAATCGCCACTCGCGGCCGGTCCTTGCGGTCTTGCCGCGCATAACCGTAATACGGAACAACTACTGTGATCCTGCCCGCTGAAGCCCGCTTCAGCGCGTCGATCATGATTAGCAGCTCAACCAGATGCTGGTCCACCGGATTACAAGTCGGCTGGACCACGAACACGTCCACGCCGCGAACATTCTCCAGCAGCTGAAAGTAAATCTCGCCATCGGCGAAGCGCTGCACCTTGGTTTCGCCCATCGGCAGCCCGATGATTTCGCAAATTTCCGCGGTCAGCTTCCGGTTTGCCGATCCTGAGAAAATCTTGAAGCGCTTATCTTCGTTCTGCCTGGATCCCCGGTTCTTTCCGCTTGGCTTCGCGTCTGGCGGCTTGTTGTCGGGCGGTCGACCGTCGCCGCCTTTCATGCGTTGAGCCGATATTTCCTGCGCGCCCGGTACCTCTGGCGCGACTTCAAACAGTTCTGCCGTTTCCGTCTTCACTAGAACCTCCCAAAGCTGGTTTGCCGTTGGTTGTCCTGCTGCCTTGGTTGTATCCGGCTCTTTTGTGCCGGGTTTCCTGCAGTTGCGAAACTTCCTACTACTGTTTAAAGCCTTGGCTGGGCGACTAGGATTCGAACCTAGACGAAGTGCTCCAAAGGCACTTGACCTACCATTAGTCTATCGCCCAGTGTTTACACCAAAACCAGTGTAACCGCCGCGATAATGGCTGCGCCAGCGGACTTGAAACCGGCTGCGAAATGCAGCGCTCAGCCACCAGGCTAAGCACCCGCCGCATCGGCAATCTTGTCACACCAATACTCCGCCCGCGGCAACGTCCGGGTAATTTGAGCAGTTATGCCCAATTTCCCCAGCCGCAGATGCGCCGCTTTTGCTGCTTCCGTGGTTGCGTAAAGCCCGAAAACGGCTGAACCCGAACCAGAGAGCGCCGCATAGAGAGCCGACTGCTCCGGTTTCTCTGGATCAGGAACCG includes these proteins:
- the rpsR gene encoding 30S ribosomal protein S18, which produces MADETSTPRTEPAGRSENPGRSEHSGPSNPGHSPSGHTGGSSSGYQGHSSGPRPAGAGRPAGPGGPGGGGRKFFRRKKVCKFCTEKIDAIPYREVRLLQQFVAERGKIVPRRLTGVCTTHQRKLTRAIKQARNIALLPFAARF
- the rpsF gene encoding 30S ribosomal protein S6: MQRFYEVMFIVRPDVLDEDLDKLIAGLETTITGGGGAIRSIEKLGRRKLAYTVRKFNDGNYVLLTVDADGKLIAEVERRLRVIEPVIKFITVRMDEETKRLDKVKALRASRKKLSAQPIAAPAPLAAAVEETPAPAAAVAPAAAIPAETVPEAATATV
- the pth gene encoding aminoacyl-tRNA hydrolase, whose translation is MADFPKLSDQATDPYDASTRIATGSGKVLVVGLGNPGIEYQFTPHNAGFLAIDRIAGNHGAVVANRRCRALTATVRIANRDVILAKPETFMNLSGVAVQALVKEYEVDAQRDLIVLYDEVEFSLGTLRIRERGSSGGHNGVKSISGALRSEEWIRVRIGVAPELPAAAESARRSRKEYVLTPFRKAELVVLDEALDRAAKAVEVILTQGVGAAMNEFNKRNGREKNDSAE
- a CDS encoding 50S ribosomal protein L25, coding for MPSISEVVAATPREGKFNKNAARRVRVQGKIPAVVYGAKEPALAIELDPKQMLRILHSESGHNSIFDLEVAGSAAKTKVMIVDWQYEPIKDRLIHIDLKRIAMDKAMKVEVPVLLEGIPVGVKQGGGILDQVLREVEIECLPADIPSHINVDVSNLAFGDVLRISDLPHGGKFKFLGDETATVAHVVSIKEEAAPTVDAVAAAGPSEPEVAKKGKQDADAAAAAPAGDKKAAKK
- a CDS encoding ribose-phosphate diphosphokinase; translation: MKTETAELFEVAPEVPGAQEISAQRMKGGDGRPPDNKPPDAKPSGKNRGSRQNEDKRFKIFSGSANRKLTAEICEIIGLPMGETKVQRFADGEIYFQLLENVRGVDVFVVQPTCNPVDQHLVELLIMIDALKRASAGRITVVVPYYGYARQDRKDRPRVAISSKLVADLMTTAGANRALFMDLHAAQIQGFFNIPVDHMFASPVMVSYFRKLDLPNLIVVSPDAGGVERARFFATKMGAPLAIVDKRRTDINVTEVMNVIGDVQGKTCLIIDDIVDTAGTLVKTADALLANGANKVYACASHAVLSGPAIKRIADSSLEELVVTNSIPLREEAQKVAKIKVLSIAGLLAATIESIHMETSVSTLFS